The following are from one region of the Anguilla rostrata isolate EN2019 chromosome 7, ASM1855537v3, whole genome shotgun sequence genome:
- the net1 gene encoding neuroepithelial cell-transforming gene 1 protein, translating to MVAYDELGSLVPIKRTLQVIDYQNQANKETEEPSNKRVRPLGRVTSLANLISPVRSGAVRRFGQTIQSISFRGDGKSPGVPQKGCSRAAVPTPPKRRNSTLWSETLDVRQKGTFSTKEIKRQEAIFELSRGEQDLIEDLQLARKAYHDPMLKLSIMSEEELTHIFGDLDAYIPLHEDLLAQLAKATGPDGTVGQIGQIVVSWLPGLNAYRDYCSNQLAAKALLDQKKQDRRVQDFLQRCLESPFSRKLDLWSFLDIPRSRLVKYPLLLKEILRHTPAEHADVPDLERAIAIIQGVLSDINMKKGESECQYYMDKLEYLEERQRDPCIERSRALLCHGELRNKSGTKLHVFLFTEVLVMTRPVTRNERHCFQVYRQPIPVQELVLEDLPDGEVRMGGSFRGAFSNADKAKNIFRVRFQDASQGQAHTLQGNDVFHKQQWLNCLRGAMSAVQPAQQGAPAGDPEPAGPDAESRHKRHSSGASAIVHMEEADENCPQTADSAPGSPQGEEPGAQTAAAAADRSPPSSPTTAPATSPSPPRKTKKEKKSRCSLGKRKETMV from the exons ATGGTGGCTTATGACGAGCTGGGCAGCTTGGTCCCCATCAAACGGACCCTCCAAGTGATAGACTACCAGaaccaagcaaataaagaaactgag GAGCCCAGTAACAAGCGCGTGCGACCGCTGGGCAGGGTGACGTCGCTCGCCAACCTCATCTCTCCCGTGAGGAGCGGGGCCGTCAGGCGTTTCGGCCAGACCATCCAG TCCATCTCCTTCCGGGGCGATGGCAAGTCGCCGGGCGTGCCCCAGAAGGGCTGCAGCAGGGCGGCGGTGCCCACGCCGCCCAAGAGGAGGAACAGCACGCTCTGGTCCGAGACCCTGGACGTCCGGCAGAAGGGCACCTTCTCCACCAAGGAGATCAAGAGACAGGAG GCCATATTTGAGCTGTCCCGGGGAGAACAGGATTTGATCGAGGACCTCCAGCTAGCACGCAAG GCGTACCACGACCCCATGCTGAAGCTGTCAATCATGTCGGAGGAGGAGCTGACACACATATTTGGGGATCTGGACGCCTACATCCCGCTGCACGAAG atCTACTGGCGCAGCTCGCAAAAGCAACGGGGCCAGACGGCACTGTGGGACAAATCGGTCAGATCGTCGTCAGCTGG CTGCCCGGCCTGAACGCGTACCGCGACTACTGCAGCAACCAGCTGGCGGCCAAGGCCCTGCTGGACCAGAAGAAGCAGGACCGGCGCGTGCAGGACTTCCTGCAGCGCTGCCTGGAGTCGCCCTTCAGCCGCAAGCTGGACCTGTGGAGCTTCCTGGACATCCCGCGCTCGCGGCTGGTCAAGTACCCGCTGCTGCTCAAGGAGATCCTGCGGCACACGCCGGCCGAGCACGCCGACGTGCCCGACCTGGAGCGCGCG atCGCCATCATCCAGGGCGTCCTGTCGGACATCAACATGAAGAAAGGCGAGTCTGAGTGCCAGTACTACATGGACAagctggagtacctggaggagcGGCAGAGGGACCCGTGCATCGAGCGCAGCAGGGCCCTGCTGTGCCACGGCGAGCTGCGCAACAAGAGCGGCACG AAGCTGCACGTGTTCCTTTTCACGGAAGTGTTGGTCATGACCCGCCCCGTGACCCGAAATGAGCGCCACTGTTTCCAAGTGTACCGGCAGCCCATCCCGGTCCAGGAGCTGGTTCTGGAGGACCTGCCGGACGGAGAGGTGCGAATGGGCGGGTCCTTCAGGGGAGCCTTCAGCAACGCCGACAAAG CGAAGAACATCTTCCGCGTGCGTTTCCAGGATGCGTCCCAGGGCCAGGCGCATACGCTACAGGGCAACGACGTCTTCCACAAGCAGCAGTGGCTCAACTGCCTGCGCGGCGCCATGTCCGCCGTGCAGCccgcccagcagggggcgccagcAGGGGACCCCGAGCCCGCCGGCCCCGACGCCGAGAGCCGCCACAAGCGCCACTCCTCCGGCGCCTCCGCCATCGTCCACATGGAGGAGGCCGACGAGAACTGTCCCCAGACCGCCGACTCCGCCCCCGGCTCGccccagggggaggagccaggcgCACAGACTGCGGCGGCGGCCGCCGACAGGTCGCCCCCGTCGTCCCCTACCACGGCCCCCGCCACCTCTCCGTCCCCCCCTCGCAAAACCAAAAAGGAGAAGAAGTCTCGCTGTTCGCtggggaagaggaaggagacCATGGTGTGA